The DNA sequence CGGCGTTGTTGAGGCGGTGAATTTCAATGCTCCTGGACAAGTTGTGATTGCTGGTGCAAGCGACGCTGTTACCAAAGCATGTGAGCTATTAAAAGCTGCTGGCGCTAAACGTGCGCTGCCATTGCCCGTCTCTGCACCTTTCCATTCTTCTTTGTTGCAGCCTGCATCAGAAAAACTTCAAGGCTATTTGGCAAACATCAAATTTAATATCCCAACTATTTCGGTAATTAATAACGTGGATGTTGAAATCCTGAATGATCCAAGCGCCATTAAAGAGGCTTTAGTACGCCAAGCTGCTAAGCCAGTGCGTTGGCAAGAGACTATTCAAGCAATGGCTGGTCAAGGTATTACTCAGGTAGTGGAGTGCGGTCCAGGAAAAGTGCTGGCCGGGCTTACCAAGCGTATTAATGATCAAGTGACTGGTGTGCCAGTGTTTGACGAAGCTAGCTTGACTGAAGTTCTCGCAAGCCTTAAATAAAATCCAGATTACAGAAATAAATATAACATCGGAAGACAAATATGAATCTCGACTTAAGTGGGCAAATTGCTTTGGTAACTGGCGCATCACGCGGTATTGGTCAAGCAATTGCGGATGAGTTAGTTAAGTGCGGCGCCAAAGTGATTGGAACCGCCACATCTGAGAGTGGAGCTAAAGCCATTGACGAGCGGTTAAAAGCATCCGGTGGTGCAGGTAAGGTATTAAATGTCACTGCGCCAAACGCTTGCGAAGAAATTATTGATTTGATCGTGAAAGAGTATGGCGGCATCAATATCTTGGTAAATAACGCTGGCATTACTCGTGATAACTTGGCCATGCGCATGAAGTCAGATGAGTGGACTGATGTGATTGATACCAACCTCAGTTCAGTTTTCCGTCTTTCTCAAGCTGTGATGCGTCCGATGATGAAGGCTCGTGGCGGCCGTATTATCAATATCACCTCTATCGTTGGACATATGGGAAATCCTGGCCAAGCAAACTATGCTGCTGCAAAAGCAGGCGTATCTGGTATGACGCGCGCTTTAGCTCGCGAAATCGGTAGCCGTAACATCACTGTTAATTGTGTGGCTCCTGGATTTATTGATACTGATATGACCCGCGCCTTGAGCGAAGAGCAGCAAAATGCCCTAAAAGTGAATATTCCCTTGGCTAGGTTGGGTAGCCCTGAGGATGTGGCTCAGGCAGTGGCATTTTTGGCCTCTCCAGCTGCTGGCTATATTACGGGTAATACCCTACACGTCAATGGCGGACTCTATTTAGCCTAACGGCAAAGCAAGGATTTGGTCATTTTTAGGCGAATTTGCTAATTCGGTCCGCCAAACTGATAAAATCCTTTTCATCGTTTTTTACAACCCCTGGGGAAATTAATGGACAACATCGAACAACGCGTTAAGAAAATCGTCGCTGAGCAATTAGGCGTCGCAGAAGGAGACATCAAGAATGAATCTTCTTTCGTGAACGACTTGGGCGCTGACTCTCTTGACACTGTTGAGTTGGTTATGGCTTTGGAAGATGAATTCGGCATCGAAATTCCTGATGAGGAAGCTGAGAAGATCACCACAGTTCAGCTCGCGATCGACTTCGCTAAATCAAAAGCTCAGGGTTAATTCCCTAGCCTAGGTATTACTGTGTCAGCATCAAACGGCCGACGCCGGGTAGTAGTAACCGGCCTTGGCCTCATCTCACCTGTTGGTAATTCAGTTGATGTAGCTTGGTCTAATTTGCTCGCGGGCAAATCAGGCATTGCTACCATCACCAAGTTTGACCACACTCCGCTTAGCGTTCATTTCGCTGGAGAGGTGAAAGATTTCAACGTCGAAGAATATGTTTCTGCCAAAGAAGCGCGTCATATGGATACCTTTATCCATTACGGTATCGCTGCTGGTACGCAAGCACTTCGCGATAGTGGTTTAGAGATCACCGAACAAAACGCGGAACGCGTAGGTGTCATGGTTGGCTCCGGTATCGGCGGCTTGCCAATGATTGAGGAAACTGGAGCTGAGCTCTTGGCTCGTGGCCCTCGTCGTATTTCACCTTTCTTTGTTCCGGGTTCGATCATCAATATGATTTCAGGTCACCTCAGCATTTTGTTTGGTCTTAAAGGTCCAAACGTTGCTGCGGTTACTGCTTGCACAACTGGTTTGCACAGCATTGGTTTGGCAGCGCGTTTAATTCAATACGGTGATGCTGATGTGATGGTTGCTGGTGGCGCTGAATCAACAATCTCTGCTTTAGGTGTTGGTGGTTTTGCTTCCGCAAGAGCGCTCTCAACACGTAACGATGATCCTGCAACTGCATCACGTCCTTGGGATAAAGACCGCGATGGTTTTGTTCTCGGTGAAGGTGCTGGTGTTGTAGTGCTCGAAGAGTATGAACATGCAAAAGCACGTGGTGCAAAAATTTATTGTGAGCTACTCGGCTTTGGTATGAGTGGTGATGCATATCACATGACTGCTCCAAATATGGATGGCCCACGTCGTTGTATGGTCAATGCAATGCGCGACGCCAAGCTCAATCCAGATCAGATTCAATACCTCAACGCTCACGGAACTTCTACGCCTTTGGGTGACAAGAACGAAACCGAGGCCATCAAAGCTGCTTTGGGCGATCATGCCAAAAAGGCTTTAATTAACTCTACTAAGTCGATGACCGGCCACCTTTTGGGCGGCGCTGGCGGCTTGGAGTCTGTATTTACGATTCTGGCCCTCCATAACCAGAAGTCGCCACCTACTATCAACATCTTCAATCAGGACCCTGAGTGTGATTTGGATTACTGCGCCAATACCGCTAGGGATGTGAAGATAGACCATGCAGTCAAAAACAATTTTGGCTTTGGGGGTACTAACGGTACCTTGATTTTTGGCAAACTGACCTAATATTCTTAGTATCTCCATTGTTGGTCTTTACCAAGTAGGTCTATAGCATTATGAAAAAGTACTTAATTGCGCTCATGACTATTCTTAGTCTTGGGCAGTTTGCATTTACTCCACCTGTCTCGGCGCAAAATCCTCGAGTAACGATTCCTGATTTTGCTGATTTAGTTGAGCGTGCCAGTCCAGCGGTGGTGAATATTCGCACCACTGAGAAAGTAGTTGCGCAACAAGCTCAAGGCGGCATTCCTGGAATGCCTGAAGAGCAGGCGGAATTTTTCCGTCGCTTCTTTGGCGTACCCATTCCTGGACTTCCGAATAGCCCAAAACAAGCGCAACCAAATCCAGGCAAACCACAAGAGGCCGATCGTGGAGTAGGTTCCGGTTTCATTATTGAATCCAATGGATTAATTTTGACTAACGCTCACGTAGTGGAAGGTGCTACTACGATCTATGTGACCTTAACTGATAAACGTGAATTCAAAGCCAAGTTACTCGGCATGGATAAACGTACTGATGTGGCGGTTGTCAAAATTGATGCCCGTGATTTACCTAAACTGCCTTTGGGCGACTCTTCAAGAGTGCGCGTAGGTGAATGGGTTCTGGCGATTGGCTCACCGTTTGGCCTTGAGAATACGGTCACCGCAGGGATTGTGTCTGCTAAGAGTCGGGATACTGGCGACTATTTGCCATTCATTCAAACGGACGTTGCTGTAAACCCAGGAAATTCTGGCGGCCCTTTATTAAATACAGCCGGTCAAGTGATCGGCATTAACTCACAAATCTTTAGTCGCTCTGGTGGCTATATGGGAATTTCCTTTGCTATTCCAATTGATGAGGCAATCCGTGTTGCGGATCAATTGCGTACGAACGGCAAGATGACTCGTGGCCGTATTGGTGTTGCTTTGGGTGAAATGACTAAGGATGTGGCTGAGAGTTTAGGTTTAGGTAAACCTCGCGGCGCATACGTTCGTAATGTTGAACCAGGCGGTCCAGCTGCTGCAGGTGGCATTGAGTCCGGCGATGTGATCTTGGGCTTTAATGGGCGCGATATTGCTAAATCAACTGATTTGCCAAGAGTGGTTGGTGAAACTAAGCCTGGCACTTCAGTGCCGGTGCAAGTTTGGCGTAAAGGTGGAACTCGAGATTTAACAGTCACGGTAACCGATGCGGAATCCACTCAAGCAGCAAATAAGAAGTCTGATGCTCCAGCTGCAAACGCTAGTAGCGCCAATACTCTTGGGGTGGCTGTAAGTGAGCTATCCGATAGTAAAAAGAAGGACTTGAATATTAAGGGCGGGGTTGAGGTTACTGGTTTAGGGGAAGGCCCCTTGGCTAGAGCTGGAATTCGTCCTGGCGATGTCATTATTCGGGTTGCAGACGCAGATATTGCGAGTGTTAAGCAATTTGAGGCTCTGGTTAAGGGTCTGGATGCTAGCAAGGCCGTCCCGGTCTTTATACGCCGCGCTGATAGCACTTTGGTAGTGCCTGTAAGGCCCAAATAACCCTATTTTGAGATTAGAAATGGGGTTTGGCGCCTTTTGGGCGCCACCCATTACAATCACTTTAAGACGGCTTTTTGCAGCGCATCATTGTGGTGCGTTCTGACAAGGCGTTTTTTGAATGACCTATTAAGACGCTATGGATTTAATCCGCAATTTTTCTATCATCGCCCATATCGATCACGGCAAATCTACGCTTGCTGATCGCATTATTCAACTGTGTGGCGGTCTTTCTGATCGCGAAATGGAAGCTCAGGTACTCGACTCAATGGATATTGAGCGTGAGCGTGGCATCACGATTAAGGCGCAAACCGCTGCTTTAAATTACAAAGCCAAAGACGGCAAGATCTACAACATCAATCTCATTGATACCCCAGGCCACGTTGACTTCTCCTATGAGGTCAGTCGTTCTTTGTCTGCTTGTGAGGGTGCTTTATTGGTGGTCGATGCTAGCCAAGGCGTTGAGGCGCAAACAGTTGCTAACTGTTACATGGCTCTCGAGTTGGGCGTTGAAGTAGTGCCGGTACTGAATAAGATCGACTTGCCGCAAGCCGATCCCGATCGCGCTAAAAAAGAAATTGAAGATGTGATTGGTATTGACGCATCGGAAGCGGTCACCTGCTCAGCTAAAACAGGTATGGGCGTTGTGGATGTGATCGAGGAGATGATTGCCAGAGTACCTCCGCCAACAGGAAACGCGGCCGATCCATTACAAGCTCTCATTATTGACTCTTGGTTTGATAACTATGTTGGTGTTGTCATGCTGGTGCGTGTTGTGAACGGCACCTTAAAACCAAAAGAAAAAATTACTTTAATGGCTAATGGCTCTAGTCATTTGGTCGAGCATGTAGGCGTATTTAGTCCGAAGTCGGTAGATCGTCCTGAGTTATCTGCTGGTCAGGTAGGTTTTGTCATTGCTGGCATTAAAGAATTAAAAGCAGCTAAGGTTGGTGATACCGTCACGCATTCTCCTGGACAACAAGGTCGCGTGCCAGCGGCTGAGCCATTGCCTGGATTTAAAGAAGTGAAGCCGCAAGTATTCGCTGGTTTATATCCAGTTGAATCGAGCGAGTACGATCAGCTCCGAGAGTCCTTGGAAAAGCTACAACTCAACGATGCTTCACTCTTATATGAACCAGAGGTATCGCAGGCACTTGGATTCGGATTCCGCTGCGGCTTCCTGGGTTTATTACACATGGAGATTGTGCAAGAGCGTTTAGAACGTCAGTATGGGATGAATCTCATCACTACCGCTCCAACGGTGGTGTACCAGGTCGAGCAATCCGACGGCTCTATTATTTCTGTTGATAATCCGTCGAAGATGCCTGAGGCTAGCAAGATCAACACAATTCTTGAGCCTATCGTGACAGTCAATTTGTATATGCCCCAAGAGTATGTGGGCTCCATTATTACTTTGTGTGTTGGTAAGCGTGGTATCCAGATGGATATGAATTATCTAGGTCGTCAGGTCAAGCTTACTTATGAGTTGCCGATGGCTGAGATCGTTTTGGATTTCTTTGACAAAATGAAATCAATCTCACGTGGCTATGCTTCTATGGATTATGAGTTCAAAGAATATCGTCCAGCAGATGTGGTGAAAGTTGACATCCTCATTAATAGCGAACGTGTTGATGCTCTCTCTGTGATTGTTCACCGTAGTAATAGCCAACATCGTGGTCGTGAAGTTGTGGCGAAGATGCGCGGCATCATTCCTCGTCAAATGTTTGATGTGGCAATTCAGGCAGCGATTGGTAGCAATATTGTTGCTCGTGAAAACGTCAAAGCGTTACGCAAGAACGTTCTGGCTAAGTGCTATGGTGGCGATATCTCCCGTAAGCGCAAGCTATTAGAGAAGCAAAAAGAAGGTAAGAAGCGTATGAAGCAGGTGGGTAATGTGGAGATTCCACAAGAGGCCTTCTTAGCGATTTTGCAGGTGGAAGATTAATGAACTTTGCTCTAGTCCTTTTTATCCTGGTGATAATTTCTGGTATTGCCTGGGTTGCTGATAAATTGCACTTTGCTCCACAAAGGCGTTTAGCGGGCAATGATCGTATGCCTTTATGGCTTGAGTACACCGCTGGTTTCTTCCCAGTCATATGCGCAGTATTTGTGTTGCGCTCCTTCATTGCAGAGCCTTTTAAGATTCCTTCTGGTTCGATGATTCCGACTTTACAAATCGGTGATTTCATTTTGGTAAATAAATTTACCTATGGGATTCGTCTACCAGTGCTCAATCAAAAAGTAGTCGACCTAGGTACGCCTAAGCGTGGTGATGTCGTGGTGTTTCGCTACCCACGTGATGAGTCAGTTGACTACATCAAGCGCGTAGTAGCGCTGCCGGGTGATGAAATCACCTATGAGAACAAGCGCCTAATTATTAATGGTCAGCCATTGCAATACAGTGGTGGTGAGCCTTATCTCGATCCAGAGAATATGCGCTATGCCAAGCGTTTTACTGAATCATTCCCTGCGGACTTAGGCGGCAATCGTCATGAGATTCTCAATGATCCAGACCGTCCAGCTACGGTTTTTCCGACTGAGCGTTTTCCGGGTTCTGAATTCTGCCAATATCAACAATCGGGTATGACTTGTAAGGTGCCAGCAGGTCACTATTTCGCGATGGGCGATAACCGCGATAACAGTGCCGACTCTCGTTATTGGGGCTTTGTGCCGGATAAAAATATTGTGGGTAAAGCCTTCTTTGTTTGGCTTAACCTCGGTAATCTTGGTCGTATAGGCGGATTCGAGTAAATATCATGAATGCGCGCGCCGTTATCGAAACTGGACCGCTGCAAGAGCGCCTCGGCTACACCTTCAAGAAGCCAGAGTTACTGAATCAAGCTTTAACTCACCGAAGTCATAGCAAAAAAAATAATGAGCGCTTGGAATTTCTAGGCGATTCTATCCTCAATTGCGTTGTTGCTGAAATGCTCTATGAGCGTTACTCGGATTTGGATGAAGGCGATTTATCTCGTGTGCGTGCGAATTTGGTAAAGCAACAAGCTTTATATGAAATCGCCCAAACCCTTTCATTATCAGACTACTTGCGCCTAGGCGAAGGTGAGTTGAAGAGCGGGGGATTTCGTCGTCCATCCATCCTTGCCGATACCTTGGAGGCTGTTACTGGTGCGATTTTTATGGATGGTGGTTTTGAAGCAGCTAAGGCAAGCTTGCGCAAGCTCTACTCCATCATCTTGGAGCACGTCGATCCAAAAACCTTGGGTAAAGACGATAAAACACTTTTACAAGAATGTTTGCAGAGCTATCAGTTGCCTTTACCGGCTTATAACGTTACAGGCACTACTGGAGCTGCGCATAACCAGCAATTTGAGGTGGAATGTTTAATTCCAAGTCATAAGGTGGCAGTCAAGGGCGAGGGCGCTTCACGTCGTGCTGCTGAGCAGGCTGCGGCTAAGCTGGCTTTAATAGCAATGCTTAAGGCTTTGCCACAAGAGTCTCGTAAACCCAAGAAAACTCGGTCAGCAAAAAAGAAAGCAGCAAAAAAAGAAGTGACCGAAGAGCAGTTCAATCTTAAGCTAAAGGGCTAATCGTGTTTAGATGCGGCACCATCGCCATTGTTGGGCGTCCTAATATGGGTAAATCAACATTGCTTAATGCTTTGGTTGGTCAAAAGATCAGCATTACTTCTCGCAAGGCTCAAACGACACGCCATCGCATTTTGGGAATTCAAAATCGCGAAGAAGCCCAGTTTATTTTTATTGATACCCCAGGTTTTCAGACGCGTCTGATGAATACCTTAAACAAAGCACTTAATCGCACAGTAACGACTGCATTACAGGATGTGAATGTGGCTTGCTTTGTGGTTGAGGCTGGTTACTTTGGTGAAGATGATAAAAAAGTTTTGAAGTTGCTACCGGATGATTTACCGGTTGTGCTGGTCCTTAATAAGTTGGACTTGTTTAATAGTCGCTTCCAGACGCCATCAGAGCGCGATCAGGCCCTACTCAACTTTATTAAAGACATGGCTCGCCCTTGGTGTGAATTAGGCGGTCATGAAGACCAAAAATGCGAGTTTGCTGAAATTGTTCCGATGAGCGCGAAGAGCCCAGGGGACATTGAGAGATTGCTGGATGTTCTTGAAGGTTATTTACCTGAGGCGCCAGCTGTATACGATGGTGACACTATTACTGATCGCAGTGAGCGATTCTTGGCCGCTGAGATTTTGCGAGAAAAAGTATTCCGCTTTACTGGCGAGGAGTTGCCTTATACCAGCACGGTAGTTATCGATCAGTTCAAGATGGATGGCAAGATGCGCCGTATTGCTGCAACTATTTTGGTTGATCGCGATAGTCACAAGGCGATGATCATTGGTCAAAAAGGTGAGCGCCTCAAAAAGATTTCAACCGATGCCCGCATCGACATGGAAAAACTTTTTGACGGCAAAGTCTTTTTAGAGACCTGGGTAAAAGTCAAGCGTGGCTGGGCCGATGATCGCGCCGAACTGCGGGCTCAGGGTCTGGAATAAATTCAATGGCCTCGATTCGTGTTGCTGACGAGCCTGCTTTTGTATTGCACAGCATTCCCTATAAAGAGACCAGCTTAATTCTGGATGTCTTTACGCGGCAATATGGTCGGATGGCCTTAATTGCTAAGGGTGCTAAACGTCCGCACTCAACACTGAGGCCTGTATTGCAGCGCTTTCAGCCCTTATTAGTGTCTTGGAGTGGCAAATCAGAGTTGCGCACATTAACAAAGTCAGAGTGGGTGGGCGGTATGCCTTCTTTGGTTGGTGATGCCTTGCTTTGCGGTTTCTATTTGAATGAACTGCTTGTCAAGTTTTTAGCGCGTGAAGATGATTACGAAAAACTCTACGATCGTTATGCAGAAACCATCAATGCCTTATCGAATCTTGAGTTTGAGTCTAAAGGGTTGGAAGAAATCCTACGTCCTTTTGAGTTATCACTCTTACAGGAAACTGGTTATGCCGCAGCATTGGATCGCTGCGTTGAAACTGATGAAGTGCCATTAGCGCATGAGCAATATGTTTATCAGCCTGAGCGTGGCGTTCGCCCTGTTCAAGTTGACGATCCTGGGCACTGGCCAGTTTTGACTGGAAAATCCCTTTTGGCTATTGCTATTGGGGATTTTTCTGATCCAGAGACGCTTTCAGAAAGTAAGCAGTTAATGCGTTTTCTGTTGGGTTTGCATTTACAGGATCAAGTTCTAACAACACGTCAAATTTTGATTGATCTGAAGAAAATCTAGTAATCTACAGAGATGAGCAGCCACCCAAGCCTTGAACTAGGCATCAACATTGACCATGTCGCCACTTTACGTAATGCACGAGGTACGACTTATCCTGATCCTTTAAGAGCTGCATCTTTAGCGGAAGAAGCCGGTGCAGATCTCATTACATTGCATTTGCGTGAGGATCGTCGTCACATTAAAGATGCTGACTTATTGGCATTGCGCCCGCTCATCAAAACCCGCATGAACTTAGAGTGCGCGGTAACTCCCGAGATGATTGATATTGCATGCCAAGTAAAGCCTCATGATGTATGCCTGGTTCCGGAGAAGCGCGCAGAGGTTACTACTGAGGGTGGCTTGGATGTGGTTGGTCACTTTGAGTCTGTTAAAGCTGCCACCAAAAAGCTCATTGATGCTGGTATTCGGGTGTCATTATTTATTGATCCCGAAGAGAAGCAAATTCAGGCGGCTAAAGATGTAGGTGCGACCGTCATTGAGCTGCATACTGGGCGCTACGCCGATTTATCGGGTGCCGATCAAGCTAAAGAGTTGGAGCGTATTCGTAAGGCCGCAATCTTTGGAAAGAGTATTGGCATGAGGGTAAATGCCGGTCATGGTTTGCATGAGGGTAATGTGAAGCCTATTGCTGCTATTGCGGAACTATCCGAGCTCAACATTGGCCACGCTATTGTTGCTGAGGCCCTGTTCAAAGGCTGGCAAAAAGCAATTGTCGATATGAAAGCTTTGATGGCTCAGGGTAGAGTCAGCTCTTAAGAATAATCAATAGCTACAAACTTTAAAATGATCATTGGTATCGGCACAGACATTCTGCAGATTGAGCGCTTACAGGCTGCTTACGATCGCACTAATGGTCGCCTAGCTGAAAAAATCTTGGGGCCTGATGAGATGTTGGTATTTAAACATCGCCTCGCCAGAAATCACAAGCGCGGCATTGCTTTCTTGGCGACGCGTTTTGCGGCCAAAGAAGCCTTTTCAAAAGCGATCGGACTTGGCATGAGAATGCCGATGACGTGGCGCTCGCTCCAAACTTTAAATCAACCTAGCGGTAAGCCGGTAACCAGCTATTTAGGTGCTTTGGCGCAATTTATGCAAGAAAAAAATTGGGAAGCACACGTGACAGTGAGTGATGAACAAGATATGGCAATTGCGCATGTAATTGTTACTCAAAAATAAGAGGAAGAGATGAGTAAGTCAAAGATGGCCCCAGGCCCAATCACCCTAGATGTCGTTGGTTTGGAATTAAATGCTGAAGATCGTCGACGCATTCTGCACCCACTGACGGGCGGCGTTATTTTATTTGGTCGCAACTTTGCTAATCGTCAGCAACTGACAAAACTGACTGCCGCCATTAAAAAACTACGTCCTGATGTATTGATTTCAATTGACCATGAGGGTGGGCGAGTTCAGCGCGCTAAGACTGATGGCTTTACTCATTTGCCTGCAATGCGCAAATTGGGCGAGTTGTGGTGCGCTAAATCTAAATCTACCCACTCTGCTGAATCCGCTGCTATTGCTATGGCAGCAGCTACTGCCTGTGGTTATGTGTTGGCGGCCGAGTTACGGGCTTGTGGCGTTGATTTCAGCTTTACGCCAGTTTTGGACTTGGATTTTGGTCGAAGTGGCGTGATCGGTGATCGGTCTTTTAGTCGTGACCCACAAATTGTTTTTGCTCTAGCGAAAAGTTTGAATGAAGGTTTGCGTCTTGCAGGGATGGCTAACTGTGGCAAACACTTTCCAGGACATGGTTGGGCAGAGGCTGATTCGCATGTGGCAATTCCGGTTGATGAGCGCGGACTGAAAGAAATTTTGAATGATGATGCTAAGCCTTATGAGTGGCTCGATCTGAGTTTGGCTTCAGTGATGCCCGCACATGTAATTTATCCGAAGGTAGACAAGAACCCTGCAGGCTTTTCAAAAGTCTGGTTGCACTCTATCTTGCGCCAAGAATTAGGCTTTGAAGGCGTGATCTTTAGTGATGATCTTTCGATGGAGGGCGCGAGTGTTGCTGGGTCAGTAGTGAAGGGTGCTGAAATGGCGCTAGATGCTGGTTGTGACGCAGTATTAATCTGTAATCGCCCAGATCTTGCTGATCAATTGCTCTCCAAACTCAAAGTCTCAAAAGCAAAACAGGCAGAATCTGCAATACGTTTAAACCGACTCATGCCATTGGCGGCAGCGCTGACATGGAGCGAATTGCAAGGCGAGACCCAGTACCAGCATGCCAAAGGATTGCTCGCGCAGTTGGGTTTAATTGCCGAGTAAGTTTAATTAATTTGTATAAATAAAAAAGCCCGGCATGCCGGGCTTTTTACATCGTAGCTAGCTAAGTACAAATTAGTTAGCACGGCTGCGGTATTCACCTGTGCGAGTATCGATCTCGATCTTGTCACCAGTGTTGCAGAACAATGGAACTTGCAATTCATAGCCAGTTGCCAATTTTGCGTTCTTCAATACTTTTCCAGAGCTAGTATCACCTTTAACTGCTGGCTCTGTATAGATGATCTCGCGAACCAATGAGTTTGGCATTGCTACTGAAAGTGCTTTACCTTCGTAGAACACTACTTCGCAAGGCATACTTTCTTCGAGGTAATTCAAAGCATCACCCATGAACTCAGCTTCAACTTCATATTGGTTGTAGTCACCATCCATAAATACATACATTGGATCAGCGAAGTAAGAGTATGTGCACTCTTTTTTGTCGAGGATCACAACATCAAATTTGTCATCAGCTTTGTAAACGCCTTCATTCGGCGCGCCAGTTAACAAGTTCTTAAATTTCATTTTCACAACAGAGGAGTTGCGGCCAGAGCGGCTATATTCGGCTTTTAAAACGACCTGGGCATCAGTGCCGATCATTACTACGTTACCAACGCGGAGTTCTTGTGCTGTTTTCATCTTGCTATTCCTGGGGGCAGAGCTATTTTTCTGCGGTTTTTATCAAAAACAAGATTGTAACCGCCCGCAAGCCTTTATTGCTTGGGATCAGGCGACAAAGCGGATTAAACGCGCTGGCAAGCCGCCATCCGCTTGTTTTTCAAGTAAATGGGTGCGCCAGCGCTTGGCATGAGCATCCCAGCCCTCGAACTTGCTAAACCATTCGCTGGGCATTGCCCAGGTCATTGCTGCAATAGTGGCGCGCCTTACGTCCTGGCTAGCCTCTTCAAGATAGAGATCCAAAAAGGCGGCTAATTTCACCTCATGAGCGCGATCCTCTTGTGGGTAAATGTGCCAGATAAATGGCTTGCCTGCCAGTTGTGCGCGCACAAAAGAATCTTCTCCGCGCACAATGTTGAAATCACACTGTGATAGCACCCAATCGTATTCATCCTGCGAAACGAATGGCATGGAGAGTAGTTGTAGATTCTTTGGTAGTGAGATAGGTTGTTCGCCATATAGGTTGAGTTGCTCAACATGACCATGGGCTAGTAAGACATCGATATTTTCGTCAAGATGACTTAAGTCCTCTAGCCATTTTTTGAGTGGTGCTCCTGGGTAGCAAAAAATACTGATTCGTTTTGCCCCGGGCCGCAATTGAGACCAAGCAGCATTTAGGTCCCCAGGGATCTTGTGGTTTGTGAGATGACCCTCTGCAGGAATGGGGTCTAGTAATAGCCCGCCTACATCGTCTTGAAAGCCAGGAAAGAAAAAATATTTTGGGATGCCGTGTGATTGTGGTGATGCTTTGCCGTGGAACTCGGTCACCCAGGGTTCTGCGCTGAGGTATTCCAAG is a window from the Polynucleobacter sp. MWH-Aus1W21 genome containing:
- the recO gene encoding DNA repair protein RecO: MASIRVADEPAFVLHSIPYKETSLILDVFTRQYGRMALIAKGAKRPHSTLRPVLQRFQPLLVSWSGKSELRTLTKSEWVGGMPSLVGDALLCGFYLNELLVKFLAREDDYEKLYDRYAETINALSNLEFESKGLEEILRPFELSLLQETGYAAALDRCVETDEVPLAHEQYVYQPERGVRPVQVDDPGHWPVLTGKSLLAIAIGDFSDPETLSESKQLMRFLLGLHLQDQVLTTRQILIDLKKI
- the nagZ gene encoding beta-N-acetylhexosaminidase; translated protein: MSKSKMAPGPITLDVVGLELNAEDRRRILHPLTGGVILFGRNFANRQQLTKLTAAIKKLRPDVLISIDHEGGRVQRAKTDGFTHLPAMRKLGELWCAKSKSTHSAESAAIAMAAATACGYVLAAELRACGVDFSFTPVLDLDFGRSGVIGDRSFSRDPQIVFALAKSLNEGLRLAGMANCGKHFPGHGWAEADSHVAIPVDERGLKEILNDDAKPYEWLDLSLASVMPAHVIYPKVDKNPAGFSKVWLHSILRQELGFEGVIFSDDLSMEGASVAGSVVKGAEMALDAGCDAVLICNRPDLADQLLSKLKVSKAKQAESAIRLNRLMPLAAALTWSELQGETQYQHAKGLLAQLGLIAE
- the acpS gene encoding holo-ACP synthase, with product MIIGIGTDILQIERLQAAYDRTNGRLAEKILGPDEMLVFKHRLARNHKRGIAFLATRFAAKEAFSKAIGLGMRMPMTWRSLQTLNQPSGKPVTSYLGALAQFMQEKNWEAHVTVSDEQDMAIAHVIVTQK
- the era gene encoding GTPase Era — protein: MFRCGTIAIVGRPNMGKSTLLNALVGQKISITSRKAQTTRHRILGIQNREEAQFIFIDTPGFQTRLMNTLNKALNRTVTTALQDVNVACFVVEAGYFGEDDKKVLKLLPDDLPVVLVLNKLDLFNSRFQTPSERDQALLNFIKDMARPWCELGGHEDQKCEFAEIVPMSAKSPGDIERLLDVLEGYLPEAPAVYDGDTITDRSERFLAAEILREKVFRFTGEELPYTSTVVIDQFKMDGKMRRIAATILVDRDSHKAMIIGQKGERLKKISTDARIDMEKLFDGKVFLETWVKVKRGWADDRAELRAQGLE
- the rnc gene encoding ribonuclease III; translation: MNARAVIETGPLQERLGYTFKKPELLNQALTHRSHSKKNNERLEFLGDSILNCVVAEMLYERYSDLDEGDLSRVRANLVKQQALYEIAQTLSLSDYLRLGEGELKSGGFRRPSILADTLEAVTGAIFMDGGFEAAKASLRKLYSIILEHVDPKTLGKDDKTLLQECLQSYQLPLPAYNVTGTTGAAHNQQFEVECLIPSHKVAVKGEGASRRAAEQAAAKLALIAMLKALPQESRKPKKTRSAKKKAAKKEVTEEQFNLKLKG
- the earP gene encoding elongation factor P maturation arginine rhamnosyltransferase EarP; this encodes MRWDIFCQIVDNYGDAGVCWRLARSLASIHGQQVRIFCDDLPTLNLLASGVDPTIKQKIDMQPWEASHTNARHPVQTPDVVVEAFGCDLPERYLAGLFIASIKPIIINLEYLSAEPWVTEFHGKASPQSHGIPKYFFFPGFQDDVGGLLLDPIPAEGHLTNHKIPGDLNAAWSQLRPGAKRISIFCYPGAPLKKWLEDLSHLDENIDVLLAHGHVEQLNLYGEQPISLPKNLQLLSMPFVSQDEYDWVLSQCDFNIVRGEDSFVRAQLAGKPFIWHIYPQEDRAHEVKLAAFLDLYLEEASQDVRRATIAAMTWAMPSEWFSKFEGWDAHAKRWRTHLLEKQADGGLPARLIRFVA
- the efp gene encoding elongation factor P, with amino-acid sequence MKTAQELRVGNVVMIGTDAQVVLKAEYSRSGRNSSVVKMKFKNLLTGAPNEGVYKADDKFDVVILDKKECTYSYFADPMYVFMDGDYNQYEVEAEFMGDALNYLEESMPCEVVFYEGKALSVAMPNSLVREIIYTEPAVKGDTSSGKVLKNAKLATGYELQVPLFCNTGDKIEIDTRTGEYRSRAN
- the pdxJ gene encoding pyridoxine 5'-phosphate synthase — encoded protein: MSSHPSLELGINIDHVATLRNARGTTYPDPLRAASLAEEAGADLITLHLREDRRHIKDADLLALRPLIKTRMNLECAVTPEMIDIACQVKPHDVCLVPEKRAEVTTEGGLDVVGHFESVKAATKKLIDAGIRVSLFIDPEEKQIQAAKDVGATVIELHTGRYADLSGADQAKELERIRKAAIFGKSIGMRVNAGHGLHEGNVKPIAAIAELSELNIGHAIVAEALFKGWQKAIVDMKALMAQGRVSS